A stretch of the Leopardus geoffroyi isolate Oge1 chromosome B2, O.geoffroyi_Oge1_pat1.0, whole genome shotgun sequence genome encodes the following:
- the RPP40 gene encoding ribonuclease P protein subunit p40 isoform X2: MATLRRLREVPRHLLVCEKSNFGHDKSRHRHLVETHYHNYRVSFLIPECGILSKELKNLVMETGPYYFVKNLPLHELITREFINTFVKKGSCYALTYHTNIDEDNTVALLPNGKLILSLDKDTYEETGLQGRPSQYSGRKIMKFIVSIDLMDLSLNLDSKKYERVSWSFKEKKPLKFDFLLAWHHTGAEESRMMSYFSSYGIQERQPRVALSTASELQCPVLRSGELGGAPGAACSAPELLDWLGAVFSNAQLNNEPNNFVSTYCCPQPSTVVAKAYLCTITGFIVPEKIRLLLEQLCRYFDEPKLAPWVTLSVQGFADSPVSWRENEHGFRKGGEHLYNFVIFNNQDYWLQMAVGANDDCPP, translated from the exons ATGGCCACACTGCGGAGGCTGCGAGAGGTTCCCCGACACTTGCTGGTCTGCGAGAAATCCAACTTCGGCCATGACAAGTCGCGCCACCGGCATCTTGTGGAGACGCACTACCATAATTACAGG GTTTCATTTCTGATTCCTGAATGTGGGATACtatcaaaagaactgaaaaaccTGGTCATGGAAACCGGACCCTATTACTTTGTGAAGAACTTACCTCTTCATGAGTTAATTACACGTGAATTCATCAACACCTTTGTGAAGAAAG GTTCGTGCTATGCACTAACATACCATACAAATATTGATGAAGATAATACAGTTGCCCTCCTGCCAAATG gGAAATTAATTTTATCACTGGATAAAGATACTTATGAAGAAACTGGACTTCAAGGTCGTCCATCTCAGTATTCTGGCAGAAAAATCATGAAGTTTA ttgtttccattGATTTGATGGATTTATCCCTTAACCTGGATTCTAAGAAGTATGAAAGAGTTTCTTGGTCCTTCAAAGAAAAGAAGCCCttgaaatttgattttctcttggcTTGGCATCACACAG GTGCAGAAGAATCAAGGATGATGTCGTACTTTTCCAGTTACGGAATTCAGGAGCGGCAGCCGCGAGTAGCCCTGAGCACGGCGAGCGAGCTGCAGTGCCCGGTGCTGCGGAGCGGCGAGCTGGGGGGAGCCCCGGGGGCGGCTTGCAGCGCCCCTGAGCTCCTGGACTGGCTGGGCGCCGTCTTCAGTAACGCCCAACT AAATAATGAGCCGAATAATTTCGTATCAACCTATTGTTGTCCTCAGCCGAGCACGGTGGTGGCAAAAGCTTATTTGTGTACAATCACTGGGTTCATAGTTCCAGAGAAGATACGTCTCCTGTTGGAACAGCTGTG tcGCTACTTTGATGAGCCAAAGTTAGCTCCTTGGGTTACATTGTCAGTTCAAGGCTTTGCAGACAGTCCTGTTTCGTGGAGAGAAAATGAACATGGTTTTCGAAAAGGAGGAGAACATTTATACAACTTCGTGATTTTTAATAATCAAGACTATTGGCTTCAGATGGCTGTTGGGGCGAACGATGACTGTCCAccataa
- the RPP40 gene encoding ribonuclease P protein subunit p40 isoform X1 codes for MATLRRLREVPRHLLVCEKSNFGHDKSRHRHLVETHYHNYRVSFLIPECGILSKELKNLVMETGPYYFVKNLPLHELITREFINTFVKKGSCYALTYHTNIDEDNTVALLPNGKLILSLDKDTYEETGLQGRPSQYSGRKIMKFIVSIDLMDLSLNLDSKKYERVSWSFKEKKPLKFDFLLAWHHTGAEESRMMSYFSSYGIQERQPRVALSTASELQCPVLRSGELGGAPGAACSAPELLDWLGAVFSNAQLCVRGGPGWGVASAAFFVGVYTLKMIGWEITEVFLSFSFVCVCVCYRNNEPNNFVSTYCCPQPSTVVAKAYLCTITGFIVPEKIRLLLEQLCRYFDEPKLAPWVTLSVQGFADSPVSWRENEHGFRKGGEHLYNFVIFNNQDYWLQMAVGANDDCPP; via the exons ATGGCCACACTGCGGAGGCTGCGAGAGGTTCCCCGACACTTGCTGGTCTGCGAGAAATCCAACTTCGGCCATGACAAGTCGCGCCACCGGCATCTTGTGGAGACGCACTACCATAATTACAGG GTTTCATTTCTGATTCCTGAATGTGGGATACtatcaaaagaactgaaaaaccTGGTCATGGAAACCGGACCCTATTACTTTGTGAAGAACTTACCTCTTCATGAGTTAATTACACGTGAATTCATCAACACCTTTGTGAAGAAAG GTTCGTGCTATGCACTAACATACCATACAAATATTGATGAAGATAATACAGTTGCCCTCCTGCCAAATG gGAAATTAATTTTATCACTGGATAAAGATACTTATGAAGAAACTGGACTTCAAGGTCGTCCATCTCAGTATTCTGGCAGAAAAATCATGAAGTTTA ttgtttccattGATTTGATGGATTTATCCCTTAACCTGGATTCTAAGAAGTATGAAAGAGTTTCTTGGTCCTTCAAAGAAAAGAAGCCCttgaaatttgattttctcttggcTTGGCATCACACAG GTGCAGAAGAATCAAGGATGATGTCGTACTTTTCCAGTTACGGAATTCAGGAGCGGCAGCCGCGAGTAGCCCTGAGCACGGCGAGCGAGCTGCAGTGCCCGGTGCTGCGGAGCGGCGAGCTGGGGGGAGCCCCGGGGGCGGCTTGCAGCGCCCCTGAGCTCCTGGACTGGCTGGGCGCCGTCTTCAGTAACGCCCAACTGTGCGTCCGGGGGGGCCCGGGCTGGGGCGTGGCCAGCGCCGCGTTCTTCGTGGGGGTTTATACTTTGAAAATGATCGGGTGGGAGATAACAgaggtgtttctttctttctcttttgtgtgtgtgtgtgtgtgctacaGAAATAATGAGCCGAATAATTTCGTATCAACCTATTGTTGTCCTCAGCCGAGCACGGTGGTGGCAAAAGCTTATTTGTGTACAATCACTGGGTTCATAGTTCCAGAGAAGATACGTCTCCTGTTGGAACAGCTGTG tcGCTACTTTGATGAGCCAAAGTTAGCTCCTTGGGTTACATTGTCAGTTCAAGGCTTTGCAGACAGTCCTGTTTCGTGGAGAGAAAATGAACATGGTTTTCGAAAAGGAGGAGAACATTTATACAACTTCGTGATTTTTAATAATCAAGACTATTGGCTTCAGATGGCTGTTGGGGCGAACGATGACTGTCCAccataa